One Polaribacter sp. SA4-12 genomic window carries:
- a CDS encoding DUF6702 family protein produces the protein MKIKKANLILFIIPLLSFSAHKYYLSLTQIEYRSEKKSVQITINVFMNDIEVALNKDYNIDLRLHTKKELKDNDVYFIKYLKEKLHFKIDDISKEFNYIGKEYDGDLVYFYLEIENIKEVNSIEIENKILTKHFPEQKNLIKSKVGKKHKSILLTAKNDKGLLKF, from the coding sequence ATGAAAATTAAAAAAGCTAATTTAATTCTTTTTATTATCCCACTACTCTCCTTCTCTGCTCACAAGTATTATTTGAGTCTTACTCAAATTGAATATAGAAGCGAAAAAAAATCCGTTCAAATAACAATTAATGTTTTTATGAATGATATAGAAGTTGCTTTAAATAAAGATTATAATATCGATTTAAGACTTCACACAAAAAAGGAATTAAAAGACAATGATGTTTATTTTATAAAGTATTTAAAAGAGAAACTACATTTTAAAATTGATGATATTTCTAAGGAATTCAATTATATAGGAAAAGAATATGATGGAGATCTTGTTTATTTTTATTTAGAAATAGAAAACATAAAAGAAGTAAATAGCATCGAAATTGAAAATAAAATTTTAACAAAGCATTTTCCGGAGCAGAAAAACTTAATCAAATCTAAAGTAGGGAAAAAGCATAAAAGTATTCTATTAACTGCTAAAAACGATAAAGGTTTGTTAAAATTTTAA
- a CDS encoding DUF6787 family protein — MEKLKQRWGVKSNWSILAILLVFSINGSFATLVAKPITAYLGISPETTSAWVYWPLRILLIFPIYQATLPIVGWFFGQFKFFWAFEKKFLSRLGLGFLFKKEA, encoded by the coding sequence ATGGAGAAATTAAAACAACGTTGGGGAGTAAAAAGTAATTGGTCAATTTTGGCAATATTATTAGTTTTTTCTATAAATGGTTCTTTTGCCACTTTAGTTGCAAAACCAATTACCGCTTATTTAGGAATATCACCAGAAACAACAAGTGCATGGGTGTATTGGCCATTAAGAATTTTATTAATTTTTCCGATTTATCAAGCTACGCTTCCAATTGTTGGTTGGTTTTTTGGTCAGTTTAAATTCTTTTGGGCTTTCGAAAAAAAGTTTTTAAGTAGATTAGGTTTAGGTTTTTTATTTAAAAAAGAAGCTTAA
- a CDS encoding M1 family metallopeptidase — protein sequence MKKISLLLFSLFFVVAGTIAQEKKEENKIQQGHIDQNKFRQLKDVLATPNDQHAASGAPGSQYTQQKVDYVMDIRLDENKNHIYGDEKITYHNNSKDQLDYLWVQLDQNMRADDSKTPLTKSSRVSTYLSPKKFKTSFMKESNGFGFNIEKVESEGIPLSHFVNSTMMRIDLPKPLASGETFKFRIKWNYKVNNYIEDGGRSGYEKFPDGNNNYVIAQFFPRLAVYNNVEGWQNMQFWGRSEFALEFGDYEVNLTVPSDHIVDATGVLQNEKKVLTKTQRKRWEKARKTFDNPVLIVTQAEAEKAEKGRATNTKTWQFKAKRVRDFAFASSRKYIWDAMATNINGKSVMAVSLYPKEGNPLWEEHSTRAVATTLIEYSKLTFDYPYPKAISVHAKSQGMEYPMICFNFGRPNPDGTYSDRTKKGMLGVIIHEVGHNFFPMIVNSDERQWTWMDEGLNSFVEILAEFKYDKELFDQNPAKKITRYMGGDQSNISPIMSQGDYVKQFGSNAYAKPAAGLYILRQTIMGPELFDHAFRSYSKRWMFKHPTPADFFRSMEDASGMDLDWFWRGWFYTTDVNDIGIKEVKPLYLTDKPGERVAKLKEKYKQYFDGLGDLVYITDKKEDANSNAMDTYADGKEVPSFIYSVEFEKPGGLIMPLIVELTYADGTKEKQTFPAQIWMKDDTTVKRVFASTQEITSIKVDPDFETADVDTSNNSWPKKESNKFDTFKNKVKE from the coding sequence ATGAAAAAAATCTCTTTATTACTTTTTTCACTATTCTTTGTTGTTGCAGGTACTATTGCACAAGAAAAAAAAGAGGAGAATAAAATACAACAAGGTCACATAGATCAAAACAAATTTAGACAACTAAAAGATGTTTTGGCTACTCCTAACGATCAACATGCTGCATCTGGTGCTCCTGGAAGTCAGTATACTCAGCAGAAAGTAGATTATGTAATGGACATTCGTTTAGACGAAAATAAAAATCATATCTATGGTGATGAAAAAATTACGTATCACAATAATTCTAAAGACCAATTAGATTATTTATGGGTTCAGTTAGACCAAAACATGAGAGCAGATGATTCTAAAACTCCTTTAACGAAGTCTTCTAGAGTTTCTACTTATCTTTCTCCTAAAAAGTTTAAAACTTCTTTTATGAAAGAAAGTAATGGCTTTGGTTTTAATATAGAAAAAGTAGAAAGTGAAGGTATACCTTTATCTCACTTTGTAAACAGTACCATGATGCGTATTGATTTACCAAAACCACTTGCTTCTGGAGAAACTTTTAAATTCAGAATAAAATGGAATTATAAAGTAAACAACTATATAGAAGATGGAGGACGTTCTGGTTATGAAAAATTTCCTGATGGAAATAACAATTACGTAATTGCTCAATTTTTTCCAAGATTGGCAGTATATAATAACGTTGAAGGATGGCAAAATATGCAATTTTGGGGACGAAGTGAATTCGCTCTAGAATTTGGAGATTATGAAGTAAACTTAACAGTACCTTCAGATCATATTGTAGACGCAACTGGTGTTTTACAAAACGAAAAAAAGGTGTTGACTAAAACACAACGCAAACGTTGGGAAAAAGCTAGAAAAACTTTTGACAATCCTGTATTAATTGTAACACAAGCTGAAGCTGAAAAAGCTGAAAAAGGACGTGCTACAAATACAAAAACGTGGCAATTTAAAGCAAAAAGAGTTAGAGATTTTGCTTTTGCTTCTTCTAGAAAATATATTTGGGATGCAATGGCTACCAATATAAATGGTAAAAGTGTAATGGCAGTTTCTTTATATCCAAAAGAAGGAAATCCTTTATGGGAAGAGCATTCTACAAGAGCTGTTGCAACAACACTTATTGAATATTCTAAATTAACGTTCGATTATCCGTATCCAAAAGCAATTTCTGTACACGCAAAAAGCCAAGGAATGGAATACCCAATGATTTGTTTCAACTTTGGTCGTCCAAATCCTGATGGAACGTATTCTGATAGAACTAAAAAAGGAATGCTTGGTGTAATTATACATGAGGTTGGTCATAACTTTTTTCCTATGATTGTAAATTCTGATGAAAGACAATGGACTTGGATGGATGAAGGTTTAAATTCATTTGTTGAAATTTTAGCAGAATTCAAATATGATAAAGAGTTATTTGATCAAAATCCTGCAAAAAAAATCACAAGATATATGGGTGGAGATCAAAGTAACATCTCTCCTATAATGTCTCAAGGAGATTATGTAAAACAGTTTGGTTCTAATGCGTATGCAAAACCAGCTGCTGGTTTGTACATTTTAAGACAAACTATTATGGGACCAGAATTATTTGACCACGCGTTTAGAAGTTATTCTAAAAGATGGATGTTTAAGCACCCAACACCAGCAGATTTCTTTAGATCTATGGAAGATGCTTCTGGTATGGATTTAGATTGGTTTTGGAGAGGTTGGTTCTATACAACTGATGTTAATGATATTGGTATTAAAGAAGTTAAACCATTATATTTAACTGATAAACCTGGTGAAAGAGTTGCTAAATTAAAAGAGAAATACAAGCAATATTTTGATGGTTTAGGAGACTTAGTTTATATCACTGATAAAAAAGAAGATGCAAACTCTAATGCTATGGATACTTATGCAGATGGTAAAGAAGTACCTTCATTTATTTATTCTGTTGAATTTGAAAAACCAGGAGGTTTAATTATGCCATTAATCGTTGAGTTAACGTATGCTGATGGAACTAAAGAAAAACAAACTTTTCCTGCTCAAATTTGGATGAAAGATGATACTACCGTAAAAAGAGTATTTGCTTCAACACAAGAAATAACAAGTATAAAAGTAGATCCAGATTTTGAAACTGCAGATGTAGATACTTCTAACAACAGTTGGCCAAAGAAAGAATCTAATAAATTTGATACTTTTAAAAATAAAGTAAAAGAATAA
- a CDS encoding DUF3124 domain-containing protein encodes MKLKYISILIVFLFFNCEKKKEISSINEENWSKRKINLTSKDSLEYGKTYLSIYSEIYSYSEHKKQSLTAMVSLRNTSDLDSIYLLKAEYYDTHGKSIRKYFNYPIYLAPLETIEIIIDEMDLTGGTGSNFIFEWKVPKNTSEPLFEAIMSSTMSQQGLSFTTHGKRVK; translated from the coding sequence ATGAAACTAAAATACATCTCAATACTAATCGTTTTTCTGTTTTTCAATTGTGAAAAGAAAAAAGAAATTAGTTCTATAAATGAAGAGAATTGGTCGAAAAGAAAAATTAATTTAACTTCTAAAGATTCTCTAGAATACGGAAAAACATATCTTTCTATTTATTCAGAAATTTATAGTTATTCAGAACATAAAAAACAAAGTTTAACTGCAATGGTTAGTTTAAGAAATACTAGCGATTTAGATAGTATCTATCTTTTAAAAGCTGAGTATTATGACACTCATGGAAAATCGATTAGAAAATACTTTAATTACCCAATTTATTTAGCTCCTTTAGAAACTATTGAAATTATAATAGATGAAATGGATCTTACAGGAGGAACAGGCTCTAACTTCATTTTTGAATGGAAAGTACCAAAAAACACTTCTGAACCATTATTTGAAGCTATAATGAGCTCTACAATGAGCCAACAAGGGTTGTCTTTTACAACACATGGTAAAAGAGTAAAATAA
- a CDS encoding LytR/AlgR family response regulator transcription factor translates to MVLKLKKIKYHLAFWGVVLISISLVFGHSWGNIFAAFTYVAILTPIVISVVYLFNFYLVPRYLITHQYFKFLLYSCLTVAISLLLESYLIVFSFILLGHFDFHKVAPNASDTILLFVVLYLFVFATSTFILFKHLSLANQKIDIYDEKQKNESKVLLEVISNRKKVNIQFDTILYIESLSDYIIIHTTKKEYQSKERISKIQKRLPHSFIRIHRSFIVNKENIFSYASNYITINDKDLPIGRSYRQDIKHLL, encoded by the coding sequence ATGGTTCTGAAGTTAAAAAAAATAAAATATCATTTAGCATTTTGGGGAGTTGTGCTGATATCTATCTCTTTGGTCTTTGGGCATTCTTGGGGTAATATATTTGCAGCATTCACTTATGTAGCCATTTTAACACCTATAGTAATTAGTGTTGTATATTTATTTAATTTTTATTTGGTACCACGTTATTTAATAACTCATCAATATTTTAAATTTTTATTATATAGTTGCTTAACGGTAGCTATTTCTCTTTTGCTAGAATCATACTTAATTGTTTTCTCTTTTATTTTACTTGGCCACTTTGATTTTCATAAAGTAGCGCCAAATGCTTCTGATACAATTCTATTATTTGTTGTTCTATATTTATTTGTATTTGCAACAAGTACCTTTATTTTGTTTAAACACCTTTCTTTAGCCAATCAAAAGATTGATATTTATGATGAAAAACAAAAAAATGAGAGTAAAGTTTTACTTGAAGTTATTAGTAATAGAAAGAAAGTTAACATACAATTTGATACAATACTGTACATTGAAAGTTTAAGTGATTACATTATAATTCACACAACTAAAAAAGAATATCAGAGTAAAGAACGTATCAGTAAAATACAAAAACGTTTACCACATTCTTTTATAAGAATACATCGCTCATTTATTGTCAACAAAGAAAACATCTTTTCCTATGCTAGTAATTATATAACAATTAATGATAAGGATTTACCAATTGGCAGAAGTTACAGACAAGATATTAAGCATTTATTATAA
- a CDS encoding MotA/TolQ/ExbB proton channel family protein: protein MKELFVSGGALFMSILSIFLLIIIVGIIFSMISKSEEKLIERLHQIKYVGILALTFGILGQVIGLHQAFSYLGEVGSVKPQIMYNGLKVSTITTIYGMIIFIISLLPLILIKRKSTLKSN, encoded by the coding sequence ATGAAAGAATTATTTGTGTCAGGTGGAGCGTTATTTATGTCAATATTATCAATATTTCTATTGATTATTATTGTGGGAATCATTTTTTCAATGATCTCGAAGTCTGAAGAAAAACTTATTGAAAGACTTCATCAAATTAAGTATGTGGGAATACTAGCGCTTACATTTGGTATTTTAGGGCAAGTTATTGGTCTTCATCAAGCATTCTCTTATTTAGGTGAGGTTGGAAGTGTTAAGCCACAAATTATGTATAATGGACTTAAAGTTTCTACAATTACAACTATTTATGGAATGATTATTTTTATTATTTCTTTACTACCACTCATTTTGATAAAGAGGAAATCTACATTGAAAAGCAATTAA
- a CDS encoding lysophospholipid acyltransferase family protein, with translation MPLFKRNIFGQILFIKKIIIRIFGLISHGRYRKFNNLQIEGSEILRNLPDRNVLFISNHQTYFADVAAMFHVFNASLKGRDDNIKNVGYIWNPKLNIYFVAAGETMRSGILPKLMAYGGSVSIDRTWRSAGKNVNRQVKNSDISNIGKAIKDGWVITFPQGTTTPFKPIRRGTAHIIKTYKPIVVPIVIDGFRRSFDKKGLSIKKRNVLQSMVIKEPLEIDYENEEIADIITKIEYSIEQHKSFLKVLSPKEAEEYLKEEEVLNKKREFWTS, from the coding sequence ATGCCTTTATTTAAAAGGAATATATTTGGTCAGATTTTATTTATAAAAAAAATAATCATAAGAATTTTCGGGCTTATTTCTCACGGGAGATATCGTAAATTTAATAACTTACAAATTGAAGGATCCGAAATTTTAAGAAACTTACCAGATAGAAATGTGTTGTTTATTTCTAATCATCAAACTTATTTTGCTGATGTAGCTGCTATGTTTCATGTTTTTAATGCGTCTTTAAAAGGTAGAGATGATAATATTAAAAATGTAGGTTATATTTGGAATCCTAAATTAAACATTTACTTTGTTGCAGCAGGAGAAACCATGCGTTCTGGTATTTTACCAAAACTAATGGCTTATGGTGGTTCTGTTTCTATTGATAGAACATGGAGAAGTGCTGGTAAAAATGTAAACAGACAAGTTAAAAATTCTGATATTTCTAATATTGGTAAAGCAATAAAAGATGGTTGGGTAATTACGTTTCCACAAGGTACAACAACTCCTTTTAAGCCAATTAGAAGAGGTACAGCTCATATTATTAAAACCTATAAGCCAATTGTAGTGCCAATTGTAATAGATGGTTTTAGACGTTCTTTTGATAAAAAAGGATTGAGTATTAAAAAACGAAATGTGTTGCAATCTATGGTTATTAAAGAACCGTTAGAAATAGATTATGAAAACGAAGAAATTGCAGATATCATTACTAAGATAGAGTATTCTATAGAACAACATAAATCGTTCTTAAAAGTACTTTCACCTAAAGAAGCGGAAGAATATCTTAAAGAAGAAGAAGTGCTAAACAAGAAAAGAGAATTTTGGACTTCTTAA
- a CDS encoding M1 family metallopeptidase, which translates to MKKITLHLLTVFFIGASALAQEKTKQSHTNQNKFKQLKDELATPNSQRTASGAPGVNYTQQKVDYIMDIILDDENQKITGNETILYHNNSKDELTYLWVQLDQNMRAADSKTPDIQPNKIPKVIGLKRFERSFPEKPFDGGFNITSVTNNDGSKLSHTVNQTMMRIDLPKPLASGETFSFKIKWWYNINNHRTIGGRSGFEHFTENDNNNYVIAQFFPRLCVYDNVEGWQNDQFWGRSEFALEFGDYTVNITTPKDHMLGATGVLQNETEVLTETELNRLAKARKTFDNPVVIRSQKEATKIEKRKSKETKTWKFVAKNVRDYAFATSRKFIWDAMAVDINGKTVMAYSLYSKEANPLYGEHSTRAVAQTLKTYSKYTFDYPYHKAISVDGQMGMEYPQICFNPGRPDADGTYSNRVKYRMIKVTIHEVGHNFFPMIVNSDERQWTWMDEGLNSYVEMLAELAYDENFPVTRGYPKNIVKYMSGDQSRIAPIMTKGDNVYEFGNNAYGKPATALWILRETIMGKELFDHAFRTYSQRWMFKHPTPADFFRTMEDASGVDLDWFWRGWFYTTDVNDIGIKSVKKYHTRSNGINVSFIEDKTTGLGFGSDKDADSKYHYEITYNKPGGLVMPIIVQFSYKDGTSERKVYPAQIWRYNDKEVTKVFSTTKELSKITIDPYEETADVDTSNNSWPKESENKFEKFKSKMKS; encoded by the coding sequence ATGAAGAAAATTACTTTACACTTATTAACCGTTTTTTTTATTGGAGCATCCGCACTTGCTCAAGAAAAGACAAAACAAAGTCATACAAACCAAAATAAGTTTAAACAACTTAAAGATGAACTAGCAACTCCTAATAGTCAAAGAACTGCTTCTGGTGCTCCTGGTGTAAATTATACGCAACAAAAGGTAGATTATATAATGGACATCATTTTAGATGACGAAAACCAAAAAATAACTGGTAACGAGACGATTCTTTATCATAATAACTCTAAAGATGAGTTAACTTATTTGTGGGTACAATTAGATCAAAACATGCGTGCAGCAGACTCTAAAACTCCAGATATTCAACCAAACAAAATTCCGAAAGTAATTGGTCTAAAAAGATTTGAACGTAGCTTTCCTGAGAAGCCTTTTGATGGTGGTTTTAATATCACAAGCGTAACAAATAATGACGGGAGTAAACTATCTCACACAGTAAACCAAACAATGATGCGTATCGATTTACCAAAACCTTTGGCTTCTGGTGAAACGTTTTCATTTAAAATTAAATGGTGGTATAACATCAATAATCACAGAACAATTGGAGGAAGATCTGGTTTTGAACATTTTACAGAGAATGACAATAATAATTATGTAATTGCTCAATTTTTTCCAAGATTATGTGTGTATGATAATGTAGAAGGTTGGCAAAACGACCAATTTTGGGGAAGAAGTGAATTTGCTTTAGAATTTGGAGATTATACTGTAAATATTACAACACCAAAAGACCATATGTTAGGTGCAACTGGAGTTTTACAAAACGAAACAGAAGTACTAACAGAAACTGAATTAAATAGATTAGCAAAAGCAAGAAAAACGTTTGACAACCCTGTTGTAATTCGTTCTCAAAAAGAAGCTACAAAAATTGAAAAAAGAAAATCTAAAGAAACTAAAACTTGGAAATTTGTTGCTAAAAACGTGAGAGATTACGCATTTGCAACTTCTAGAAAGTTTATTTGGGATGCAATGGCAGTAGACATCAATGGTAAAACTGTAATGGCATATTCTTTATATTCTAAAGAAGCAAATCCTTTATATGGTGAACATTCTACAAGAGCAGTTGCACAAACTTTAAAAACATATTCTAAATACACGTTTGATTATCCTTACCACAAAGCAATTTCTGTTGATGGACAAATGGGAATGGAATATCCACAGATTTGTTTCAATCCTGGAAGACCAGATGCAGATGGAACCTATTCTAATAGAGTAAAATATAGAATGATAAAAGTAACGATTCATGAAGTTGGTCATAACTTTTTTCCAATGATTGTAAATTCTGATGAAAGACAATGGACTTGGATGGATGAAGGTTTAAATTCTTATGTAGAAATGTTAGCAGAATTAGCATATGATGAAAACTTTCCTGTAACAAGAGGATATCCTAAAAATATTGTAAAATATATGAGCGGAGATCAATCTAGAATTGCGCCAATTATGACGAAAGGAGATAATGTATATGAATTTGGAAACAATGCATATGGTAAACCCGCAACAGCATTATGGATTTTAAGAGAAACTATTATGGGCAAAGAATTATTTGATCATGCTTTTAGAACATATTCTCAAAGATGGATGTTTAAACACCCAACTCCTGCAGATTTCTTTAGAACAATGGAAGATGCTTCTGGTGTAGATTTAGACTGGTTTTGGAGAGGTTGGTTTTATACAACTGATGTTAATGATATTGGTATTAAAAGTGTAAAAAAATACCACACAAGGTCTAACGGAATTAACGTTAGCTTTATTGAAGATAAAACAACAGGATTAGGTTTTGGTTCTGATAAAGATGCAGATTCAAAATATCACTATGAAATTACATACAATAAACCTGGTGGATTGGTAATGCCAATTATTGTTCAATTTAGTTATAAAGATGGTACAAGTGAAAGAAAAGTGTATCCTGCACAAATTTGGAGATATAATGACAAAGAAGTAACAAAAGTTTTTTCTACAACTAAAGAACTTTCTAAGATTACTATAGATCCTTATGAAGAAACAGCAGATGTAGATACATCTAATAATAGCTGGCCTAAAGAAAGTGAGAATAAATTTGAAAAATTTAAAAGTAAAATGAAGAGTTAA
- a CDS encoding NUDIX hydrolase — protein MDFNNFKKKIEQLKTTELGGLDAQFKLAPKLRLKYDADKIRANNPRRAAVLALFYSNEYNKTCFLLTQRASYKGTHSAQISFPGGKIEETDENLQKTALRETFEEVGIIESSINVIRELTDVYIPPSNFLATPFIGFVDQKPDFDLNYEVDKTIEVLVSDLLNDTNITSVNMNTSYMGNIEVPCFKLNDYIVWGATAMMLSEIKELLK, from the coding sequence GTGGATTTTAATAACTTCAAAAAAAAAATAGAACAACTAAAAACTACTGAATTAGGTGGTTTAGATGCACAATTTAAATTAGCTCCTAAATTGCGTTTAAAATACGACGCAGATAAAATAAGAGCAAATAACCCAAGAAGAGCTGCTGTATTGGCTTTGTTTTATTCGAATGAATATAATAAAACTTGTTTCCTTTTAACGCAAAGAGCGAGCTATAAAGGAACGCATTCTGCACAAATAAGTTTTCCTGGAGGAAAGATTGAGGAAACAGATGAAAATCTTCAGAAAACAGCATTAAGAGAAACTTTTGAAGAAGTTGGTATTATAGAATCATCAATTAACGTAATTAGAGAATTAACAGATGTTTACATACCTCCAAGTAATTTTTTAGCAACGCCGTTTATTGGTTTTGTTGATCAAAAACCAGATTTTGACTTAAATTACGAAGTAGATAAAACAATTGAGGTTTTAGTAAGTGATTTATTGAATGATACAAATATAACTTCAGTAAATATGAATACTTCATATATGGGAAATATAGAAGTACCTTGCTTTAAATTAAATGATTACATTGTTTGGGGAGCCACAGCAATGATGCTTTCTGAAATTAAAGAACTGTTAAAATAG